A window of Bacillus toyonensis BCT-7112 genomic DNA:
TTAGGTGTTCGATATGTAGGATTGTTATTCGCTCTTATTTTAGCTGGAGCTATCGTAAAGGTAAATGGAGCAGCAGGATTATTAGGAGATGGCAAGAATCCAGGATATGAATTAGATCTTGCATTATTATCAATGGGTGCGTATTTATTCGTTGTAAAAGCAGAAGGATATGTAGATCGTTTCTTAAAAGAGAAAGTAATGAAAACGAAGTAAATTTTATTTATAAATTGTTGACTTAAAGAGTTATTGTAACTATAATGGTTACAATAACTAAGTTAAGAATGAAATGAATTAGCATATTTTTTTACACAAGTTGTAACTACATTAGTTACAACTTGTGTAAAGAATAAATAAACGAGGGAGGAATTACTATGCTTAAATCAAATTTAGAAATTATTCAAAGTACGTATGAAGGATCAGCTTCTTCGAATGCAAAACATTTAGCAGAAGCCCTCTCTGAAAAAATAGAATGGACAGAGGCAAAAGGTTTCCCGTACGGCGGACGTATATAGGTACAGAGGATATAATGGAAAATGTATTTAGTCGTTTAGGATCAGAATGGGATGATTATAAAGCGAGTGTAAATATGTATCATGAAGTAAACGGAAAAGATGTAATTATTGCTGAAGGTGTTTATTCAGGAGTTTATAAAGAAACGGGAAAATTGTTTGAAGCAGAATTTGTTCATATATGGCAGCTTGAAAATGGGAAAATTATAAAATTTAAGCAATATGTGGATAGTTTTATTGTGCGAGAAGCGATGAAGGTTTAAAATATAATAAGGAAACAAATGGAATCGGCTGTGCGCAGGCGATTCCATTTGTTTATGTGATTATTAGGGGAATGGGGAATACATAATATGAAAAAATGGATTATAGGGACAATTACAATGATTGTAATTGCAATAGGAGCTGTATTCGGTGTTACGAAACTTCTTAATTATATAGAAGAAGAGGAGAAGAGTCTGAAAGCACAAAATGTAACGGGGCAACAAGGGAAGAAAGCAAAGGAAGAGAAGCAACAAGCTAGTGAAGATGAAATTATTTCTACCATGCATAGGATGGTACATCAAAAAGTGAAATCCTCTGAAAAATGGGGATTTATTGAAATGACAAATAAGGAAATTCGTAGTGCGAAGGAAGCGGTAGAAAGCAGTACAAATTTTAAAAATAAATCAAAGTTACTTGCTACTTTGGAGCGCTGGGAGAAAGGGGATTTTTCACAAACGGTTGAGGAGCATAACTTTTTGTGGGAAATTCAAGGTGGTGATACTGGAAAGGCAACAGAACGTTTATCGCCAGAAGAAGAAAAGAAGTATGTGAAAGAAATGAAAGGTAAATAAAAACATCGCCACTTTGGTGGCGATGTTTTTTTGATTAAGAATGTTTGCGCAGTAAAGCTCTAGTTGGCTGAACAGCAACTGTTTTGAAATGAGAAAATAAATAACATCCTGTCACGACGACAATTGTACCTAAAATTTGTATCCATGTTAATTCTTCACCTAGGAAAAGGAATGCTAAAATAGCTGTGAAAATCGGATTGAAGTTTAGAAAAATTCCCGATGTTGTAGCTCCTAATTTTTGTACACCAATGTTCCAAAATACCATACAAAGTACTGTTGAAATGATTCCTGTATATAAAAGCGATGTAATGAATGATGTATTTATATTTGAAACAGTGAAGTTACCGATGTTAAATGGCAGTAATAAAATAATGCCGAAAATACCAGAATATAACGTCGCCATTAGTGGTGTAGTTGTTTTTGTTGCCCATTTACTGCACACAGAATATATCCCCCAAATACAAACTGCCGCAATCATCCATAAATCTCCGCTATTAAAATGTAGTGAAAATAAAAGTGAGAAATCACCTTTTAATAGAGCGAGGATAACCCCGAAGAATGAAAGGGTCATGGATAATATTTGAAGTGTATTTACTTTTTCTTTTAGAAATAATACCGAAAATAGTGCAATTGAAATTGCATTCAATGTAGAGATGAGACCCACATTCGTTGCGGATGTTTTTTCTAATGCTAAAAATTGAAAGATGTTAAAGAGAGCGACTCCTGAAATCCCCATCAGTATTAAAGGTAGTATCGCAGCGCGCGGTGGCAGGATTTTCTTTTCTTTAAGCCATACCATAGGTAATAAACAAACGATCGCAATGATCCAT
This region includes:
- a CDS encoding DoxX family protein; translated protein: MNQYIGNLIIRIVLGVTFFAHGLAKFQSGIDNVAGWFTSIGLPGGLAYGIATVELVGGILLIIGLGVRYVGLLFALILAGAIVKVNGAAGLLGDGKNPGYELDLALLSMGAYLFVVKAEGYVDRFLKEKVMKTK
- a CDS encoding PRK06770 family protein; translated protein: MKKWIIGTITMIVIAIGAVFGVTKLLNYIEEEEKSLKAQNVTGQQGKKAKEEKQQASEDEIISTMHRMVHQKVKSSEKWGFIEMTNKEIRSAKEAVESSTNFKNKSKLLATLERWEKGDFSQTVEEHNFLWEIQGGDTGKATERLSPEEEKKYVKEMKGK
- a CDS encoding DMT family transporter — translated: MPYFYVFLLLLTSLLWGGNFVVGKSLVDHASPMTLTSLRWIIAIVCLLPMVWLKEKKILPPRAAILPLILMGISGVALFNIFQFLALEKTSATNVGLISTLNAISIALFSVLFLKEKVNTLQILSMTLSFFGVILALLKGDFSLLFSLHFNSGDLWMIAAVCIWGIYSVCSKWATKTTTPLMATLYSGIFGIILLLPFNIGNFTVSNINTSFITSLLYTGIISTVLCMVFWNIGVQKLGATTSGIFLNFNPIFTAILAFLFLGEELTWIQILGTIVVVTGCYLFSHFKTVAVQPTRALLRKHS